One stretch of Micromonospora echinospora DNA includes these proteins:
- a CDS encoding putative bifunctional diguanylate cyclase/phosphodiesterase has translation MRAPDIDGGDVSRPGAVAYAAEWARAVRRIGFVPLTAAETERLLVPLTEQLGQALLAPTFSARPAEEVGRALVEAHLTEPGVLDWSVQALGDRFLPWVLPGRAESPELRERVALLQGAFAAGFARALRDRVFSQQERISRSAWQARDTVEQALRDSEARFRAVFTGAAIGIGIAGVDGQIIEVNQSFADMLGYTVAEMRRMNVSALAYADDAAGMWELYKELIEGKRDSARVEKRYYRKDGSVVWTDLAVSLIRYDDGRPRFTVAMVEDITERYELQQRLRFQALHDPLTGLPNRTLFFETLSTVFDRAGDDQRVGLCFIDLDGFKAINDSLGHDLGDRLLKVIARRLSDCVAGRGHLVARMGGDEFVILVDSDGGIDDAVEVAELALAAVSAPVHVADQQLAVSASIGIVECPAAETSVGDLMKAADTTLYWAKAEGRGRWAVYDPERSAADIARSALAANLPAALDRDEFVLHYQPIVSLLDGTMVTVEALVRWQHPELGLIGPDRFIGLAEETGLIVRLGAWVLRQACRDAESWRRAYPETSPVVSVNLAARQADDPAIVETVAEALQHTGLPAELLQLELTESAVMGSAGEPLRTLHQLADLGLRLAIDDFGTGYSNLAYLRRLPIHCVKLAGPFVEGIKGDGDAVADHRDERIVDALVRLAHALELSVTAEAVETEVQAERLRALRCDTGQGRLFGAPMPADGIRTRLGG, from the coding sequence ATGCGCGCCCCGGACATCGACGGGGGAGACGTCAGTCGGCCCGGCGCCGTCGCGTACGCCGCCGAGTGGGCTCGTGCGGTGCGCCGCATCGGATTCGTGCCGTTGACCGCGGCCGAGACCGAGCGCCTGCTGGTGCCACTCACCGAGCAGCTCGGCCAGGCCCTGCTCGCCCCCACCTTCTCCGCCCGGCCGGCGGAGGAGGTGGGGCGTGCCCTGGTCGAGGCGCACCTCACCGAGCCCGGCGTGCTCGACTGGTCGGTGCAGGCGCTCGGTGACCGGTTTCTGCCCTGGGTGCTGCCCGGCCGGGCGGAGTCGCCCGAGCTGCGCGAGCGGGTCGCGCTGCTGCAGGGCGCGTTCGCCGCCGGGTTCGCCCGCGCGTTGCGTGACCGGGTCTTCAGCCAGCAGGAGCGGATCTCCCGCTCCGCCTGGCAGGCGCGGGACACCGTCGAGCAGGCGCTGCGGGACAGCGAGGCCCGCTTCCGGGCCGTCTTCACCGGCGCCGCCATCGGCATCGGCATCGCCGGTGTGGACGGGCAGATCATCGAGGTCAACCAGTCCTTCGCCGACATGCTCGGCTATACAGTCGCGGAGATGCGGCGGATGAACGTGTCGGCGTTGGCCTATGCCGACGACGCGGCCGGCATGTGGGAGCTGTACAAGGAGCTGATCGAGGGCAAGCGGGACAGCGCCCGGGTGGAGAAGCGCTACTACCGCAAGGACGGCAGCGTGGTCTGGACCGACCTCGCCGTCTCGCTGATCCGGTACGACGACGGCCGGCCCCGGTTCACAGTCGCCATGGTCGAGGACATCACCGAGCGGTACGAGTTGCAGCAGCGGCTGCGTTTCCAGGCGCTGCACGACCCGCTCACCGGGCTGCCCAACCGGACGCTGTTCTTCGAGACGCTCAGCACGGTCTTCGACAGGGCGGGCGACGACCAGCGCGTCGGGCTCTGCTTCATCGACCTGGACGGCTTCAAGGCGATAAACGACAGCCTCGGCCACGACCTGGGCGACCGGCTGCTCAAGGTGATCGCCCGCAGGCTCAGCGACTGCGTGGCCGGGCGCGGTCACCTGGTGGCCCGCATGGGCGGCGACGAGTTCGTCATCCTGGTCGACTCCGACGGCGGCATCGACGACGCGGTGGAGGTCGCCGAGCTGGCCCTGGCCGCCGTATCCGCGCCGGTGCACGTCGCCGACCAGCAGCTCGCCGTGTCGGCGAGCATCGGCATCGTGGAGTGCCCGGCGGCGGAGACGAGCGTCGGTGACCTGATGAAGGCCGCCGACACCACGCTGTACTGGGCCAAGGCGGAGGGCCGGGGGCGCTGGGCGGTGTACGACCCGGAGCGCAGCGCCGCCGACATCGCCCGTTCGGCGCTGGCCGCCAATCTGCCCGCCGCGCTGGACCGGGACGAGTTCGTGCTGCACTACCAGCCGATCGTGTCGCTGCTGGACGGCACGATGGTGACGGTGGAGGCGCTGGTGCGCTGGCAGCACCCAGAGCTGGGCCTGATCGGGCCGGACCGGTTCATCGGGCTGGCCGAGGAGACCGGCCTGATCGTCCGGCTCGGCGCCTGGGTGCTGCGTCAGGCGTGCCGCGACGCCGAGTCGTGGCGGCGTGCGTACCCGGAGACGTCGCCGGTGGTCAGCGTCAACCTGGCCGCGCGGCAGGCGGACGACCCGGCCATCGTGGAGACGGTCGCCGAGGCGTTGCAGCACACCGGGCTGCCGGCCGAGCTGTTGCAGCTGGAGCTGACCGAGAGCGCGGTCATGGGCAGCGCCGGTGAGCCGCTGCGGACCCTGCACCAGCTCGCCGACCTGGGGCTGCGGCTGGCCATCGACGACTTCGGCACCGGCTACTCGAACCTGGCGTACCTGCGGCGGCTGCCGATCCACTGCGTGAAGCTGGCCGGCCCGTTTGTCGAGGGGATAAAGGGTGACGGGGACGCGGTCGCCGACCACCGGGACGAGCGGATCGTGGACGCGCTGGTCCGGCTGGCGCACGCGCTGGAGCTGTCGGTGACGGCCGAGGCGGTGGAGACCGAGGTGCAGGCCGAGCGGCTGCGGGCGCTGCGGTGCGACACCGGTCAGGGCCGCCTGTTCGGCGCCCCGATGCCCGCCGACGGCATCCGCACCCGCCTGGGCGGGTAA
- a CDS encoding SAM-dependent methyltransferase, translating into MQTPDGAPTEIDLSRPSAARVYDYFLGGAHNFEIDRQLAEQIAAMTPNLAATMRSGREFLRRAVRVLLDAGIDQFLDIGSGIPTVGNVHEVAQAANPQARIVYVDIDPVAVAHSHELLAGNERATAVLADLREPKLILDHARSSGLIDFDRPLGILLAGVVHFVPDADRPVDILATLRAAAAPGSYLVISHSTFEDQPQEMLDAQRLSARTATEITLRSRAEITGFFGDWTILEPGVVHMPLWRPESPSDVDEHPERFGAFGGVARHDRAVG; encoded by the coding sequence ATGCAGACGCCGGACGGCGCGCCCACCGAGATCGACCTGAGCCGGCCGAGCGCCGCCCGGGTCTACGACTACTTCCTCGGTGGGGCCCACAACTTCGAGATCGACCGGCAGCTCGCCGAGCAGATCGCGGCCATGACACCGAACCTGGCCGCGACCATGCGCTCGGGCCGGGAGTTCCTGCGCCGGGCCGTACGGGTGCTGCTCGACGCCGGCATCGACCAGTTCCTCGACATCGGCTCCGGCATCCCCACCGTCGGCAACGTGCACGAGGTCGCCCAGGCCGCCAACCCGCAGGCCCGCATCGTGTACGTCGACATCGACCCGGTCGCCGTGGCGCACAGCCACGAGCTGCTCGCCGGCAACGAGCGGGCCACCGCGGTCCTGGCCGACCTGCGCGAGCCGAAGCTGATCCTGGACCACGCCCGGTCCAGCGGGCTGATCGACTTCGACCGGCCGCTGGGCATCCTGCTCGCCGGCGTGGTGCACTTCGTCCCGGACGCCGACCGCCCGGTCGACATCCTGGCCACCCTGCGGGCCGCCGCGGCGCCCGGCAGCTACCTGGTCATCTCCCACTCCACCTTCGAGGATCAGCCGCAGGAGATGCTCGACGCGCAGCGGCTGTCGGCGCGTACCGCCACCGAGATCACGCTGCGTTCCCGGGCCGAGATCACCGGCTTCTTCGGCGACTGGACGATCCTCGAACCCGGCGTGGTGCACATGCCGCTCTGGCGGCCCGAGTCACCGTCGGACGTGGACGAGCACCCGGAGCGGTTCGGCGCCTTCGGCGGCGTCGCCCGGCACGACCGCGCCGTCGGCTGA
- a CDS encoding dicarboxylate/amino acid:cation symporter — translation MRRIPFSVQILLGLVLGVALGFLARAADLTWLTSTLDTVGGLFVQLLKLAVPPLVFTAIVVSVVSLRGVANAARLAVKTLLWFAVTALIAVSIGIGLGLLTDPGRGVNLDPAGATAPKTTGSWIDFLTGIVPTNPVGAFVEGNVLQIVFLALVVGAAALLVGDPAEPFVALNRSLLSIVQKALWWVIRLAPIGTLGLIGNAVASYGWDLLAPLAKFTTAVYVGCALVLFVVYPVLLAVAGKLNPLRFFAGAWPAIELAFVSRSSVGTMPVTQRSVERLGVPREYASFAVPFGATTKMDGCAAIYPALAAIFVAQVFGVNLGVTDYLLIAFVSVVGSAATAGLTGAIVMLTLTLSTLGLPLAGAGLLLAIDPILDMIRTATNVAGQAVVPTIVAAREGTLDRAAYDSAGKRDLIEPAETGRLDPVPA, via the coding sequence CTGCGCAGAATTCCCTTCTCCGTCCAGATCCTGCTGGGCCTCGTGCTCGGTGTCGCGCTCGGTTTCCTCGCCCGCGCCGCCGACCTCACCTGGCTGACCAGCACGCTCGACACCGTCGGCGGCCTCTTCGTCCAACTGCTGAAGCTCGCCGTGCCGCCGCTGGTCTTCACCGCCATCGTGGTCAGCGTGGTCAGCCTGCGGGGCGTCGCGAACGCCGCCCGGCTCGCCGTCAAGACGCTGCTCTGGTTCGCCGTCACCGCGCTCATCGCGGTGAGCATCGGCATCGGCCTCGGCCTGCTCACCGACCCGGGCCGCGGCGTCAACCTGGACCCGGCCGGCGCGACCGCGCCGAAGACCACCGGCTCCTGGATCGACTTCCTCACCGGCATCGTCCCGACCAACCCGGTCGGCGCGTTCGTCGAGGGCAACGTCCTGCAGATCGTCTTCCTCGCCCTGGTGGTGGGCGCCGCCGCGCTGCTCGTCGGCGACCCGGCCGAGCCGTTCGTGGCGCTCAACCGCTCGCTGCTGTCGATCGTGCAGAAGGCGCTCTGGTGGGTCATCCGCCTCGCCCCGATCGGCACGCTGGGCCTGATCGGCAACGCCGTCGCCTCGTACGGCTGGGACCTGCTGGCACCGCTCGCGAAGTTCACCACCGCCGTCTACGTCGGCTGCGCGCTGGTGCTGTTCGTGGTCTACCCGGTGCTGCTGGCGGTGGCCGGCAAGCTCAACCCGCTGCGCTTCTTCGCCGGCGCCTGGCCCGCCATCGAGCTGGCGTTCGTCTCCCGCTCCTCGGTGGGCACCATGCCGGTGACCCAGCGTTCGGTGGAGCGCCTCGGCGTCCCCCGCGAGTACGCCTCCTTCGCGGTGCCGTTCGGCGCCACCACGAAGATGGACGGCTGCGCCGCCATCTACCCGGCGCTCGCCGCGATCTTCGTGGCGCAGGTGTTCGGCGTGAACCTGGGCGTCACCGACTACCTGCTGATCGCGTTCGTCTCGGTGGTCGGCTCGGCCGCGACCGCAGGCCTGACCGGCGCGATCGTCATGCTCACGCTGACCCTGAGCACGCTGGGCCTGCCGCTGGCCGGGGCCGGCCTGCTGCTGGCCATCGACCCGATCCTGGACATGATCCGTACCGCCACCAACGTGGCCGGGCAGGCCGTGGTGCCGACCATCGTCGCCGCCCGGGAGGGCACGCTCGACCGGGCCGCGTACGACTCGGCCGGCAAGCGCGACCTGATCGAGCCGGCCGAGACCGGGCGGCTCGACCCCGTACCCGCCTGA
- a CDS encoding glutathione S-transferase family protein, which yields MSGPQFSAETSGGGAFVRQPNRFTGRVTPHSTSPEGGGPDEQGRWPLEAGRYRLIWCRACPWAHRARIVRGLLGLDEVISLGTVDPIRDERGWRFALDPDGFDPVLGIGFLSEAYLSTDPDYTGRVTVPALVDTLTGRVVTNDYPQLTLDFSTEWRRLHAPDAPDLYPVELRPEMDALMAEIHRDVNNGVYRCGFATSQEAYDEAFTTLFARLDALSERLAGRRYLMGDAITEADVRLFTTLVRFDVAYHGHFKCNQSKLTEMPVLWAYARDLFQTPGFGETVDFDHIKRHYYATHDMINPTRIVPLGPDLSGWTTPHGRD from the coding sequence ATGTCCGGGCCCCAGTTCAGCGCAGAGACCAGCGGCGGCGGCGCGTTCGTCCGCCAGCCCAACCGGTTCACCGGCCGGGTCACCCCGCACTCCACATCACCGGAGGGCGGCGGCCCGGACGAGCAGGGGCGCTGGCCGCTGGAGGCGGGCCGCTACCGGCTGATCTGGTGCCGGGCCTGCCCGTGGGCGCACCGGGCCCGGATCGTGCGCGGCCTGCTCGGGCTGGACGAGGTGATCTCGCTGGGCACCGTCGACCCGATCCGGGACGAGCGGGGCTGGCGCTTCGCGCTCGACCCGGACGGCTTCGACCCGGTGCTCGGCATCGGCTTCCTCTCCGAGGCGTACCTGTCCACCGATCCGGACTACACCGGCCGGGTGACGGTGCCGGCGCTCGTGGACACGCTCACCGGCCGGGTGGTGACGAACGACTATCCGCAGCTCACGCTCGACTTCTCGACCGAGTGGCGGCGGTTGCACGCGCCGGACGCGCCGGATCTGTACCCGGTCGAGCTACGCCCGGAGATGGACGCGCTGATGGCGGAGATCCACCGGGACGTCAACAACGGCGTCTACCGGTGCGGGTTCGCCACCTCCCAGGAGGCGTACGACGAGGCGTTCACCACGCTGTTCGCCCGCCTCGACGCGCTGAGCGAGCGGCTGGCGGGGCGGCGCTACCTGATGGGTGACGCGATCACCGAGGCGGACGTGCGGCTGTTCACCACGCTGGTGCGCTTCGACGTGGCGTACCACGGGCACTTCAAGTGCAACCAGAGCAAGCTCACCGAGATGCCGGTGCTCTGGGCGTACGCGCGGGATCTGTTCCAGACGCCGGGCTTCGGCGAGACGGTGGACTTCGACCACATCAAACGGCACTACTACGCCACGCACGACATGATCAACCCGACCCGGATCGTGCCGCTCGGCCCCGACCTGTCCGGCTGGACCACCCCGCATGGACGGGACTGA
- a CDS encoding DUF998 domain-containing protein produces MDGTEGTPRRIAAAFAAVCLAAGVGAVTVAVVAGPGPGLAGYVSESGITDSGYAAAYQIGIFSVAAALLLLAGALPAGLRAASGLLGVGAVATVVSGAVTCSEGCPLPPFEAATVADLVHGGASIVGAGAVVLAMLALLFAPAADRGLRRIAAYGAALALPVAGVVALALLLVGRGALLGLSERVLLAVAAVWGLVTAGYLAVRSFTADGPSIPARAGSNVSRR; encoded by the coding sequence ATGGACGGGACTGAGGGCACCCCACGCCGGATCGCCGCCGCGTTCGCCGCCGTCTGCCTGGCGGCCGGCGTCGGCGCGGTGACGGTCGCGGTGGTCGCCGGTCCGGGTCCGGGCCTGGCCGGGTACGTGAGCGAATCGGGCATCACGGACAGCGGGTACGCGGCGGCGTACCAGATCGGGATCTTCTCGGTGGCGGCGGCGTTGCTGCTGCTCGCCGGGGCGCTGCCGGCGGGGTTGCGCGCGGCGTCCGGCCTGCTCGGCGTCGGCGCGGTGGCCACGGTGGTCTCCGGCGCGGTGACGTGCAGCGAGGGGTGTCCGCTGCCGCCGTTCGAGGCGGCCACGGTGGCCGACCTGGTGCACGGCGGCGCCAGCATCGTGGGGGCCGGCGCGGTGGTCCTGGCCATGCTGGCGCTGCTGTTCGCCCCGGCGGCGGACCGGGGACTGCGGCGGATCGCCGCGTACGGCGCGGCGCTGGCGCTGCCGGTGGCCGGCGTGGTCGCGCTGGCCCTGCTGCTGGTCGGCCGTGGCGCGCTGCTCGGGCTGTCGGAGCGGGTGCTGCTCGCCGTGGCCGCCGTCTGGGGGCTGGTCACCGCCGGCTATCTGGCTGTAAGGAGCTTCACGGCCGACGGTCCTTCCATTCCGGCGCGGGCCGGGAGTAACGTGTCCCGACGATGA
- the pcaF gene encoding 3-oxoadipyl-CoA thiolase, with amino-acid sequence MTVAYLVAGVRTPIGRYAGALAGVRPDDLAAHVVRELVARHQSVDWARTDDVILGCANQAGEDNRNVARMAALLAGLPEEVPGSTVNRLCGSGLDALASAARTITAGEADLVVAGGVESMSRAPFVMPKAATPYARTAEVYDTTIGWRLVNPLMCKGWGVDSMPETAENVAAEFGVDRAAQDAFAYRSQQRAAKAQADGRLAEEIVPVTVPAGRRETKLVEADEHPRETSLEKLAALPTPFREGGTVTAGNSSGVNDGAVALLVASAAAVERYGLTPLARVRGAAAAGVPPRIMGIGPVPATRKLLDRVGLSLADVDVIELNEAFAAQSVAVLRELGLPEDAEHVNPGGGAIALGHPLGASGARLALTAALELRRRGGRRALATMCIGVGQGISLLLESAD; translated from the coding sequence ATGACAGTGGCCTACCTCGTTGCCGGAGTCCGCACCCCGATCGGCCGGTACGCCGGCGCCCTGGCCGGGGTCCGCCCCGACGACCTGGCCGCGCACGTCGTCCGCGAGCTGGTGGCGCGCCACCAGTCGGTCGACTGGGCGCGTACCGACGACGTGATCCTGGGCTGCGCCAACCAGGCCGGCGAGGACAACCGCAACGTGGCCCGGATGGCCGCGCTGCTCGCCGGGCTGCCGGAGGAGGTGCCGGGCAGCACCGTCAACCGGCTCTGCGGCTCCGGTCTGGACGCGCTCGCCTCCGCCGCCCGCACGATCACCGCCGGGGAGGCCGACCTGGTGGTGGCCGGCGGCGTGGAGAGCATGAGCCGGGCGCCGTTCGTCATGCCGAAGGCGGCCACGCCGTACGCCCGCACCGCCGAGGTGTACGACACCACGATCGGCTGGCGGCTGGTCAACCCGCTGATGTGCAAGGGCTGGGGCGTCGACTCGATGCCGGAGACGGCGGAGAACGTCGCAGCCGAGTTCGGTGTGGACCGGGCCGCGCAGGACGCCTTCGCGTACCGGTCGCAGCAGCGGGCCGCCAAGGCGCAGGCCGACGGCCGGCTGGCCGAGGAGATCGTCCCGGTGACAGTGCCCGCGGGCAGGCGCGAGACCAAGCTGGTCGAGGCCGACGAGCACCCCCGCGAGACGTCGCTGGAGAAGCTCGCCGCGCTGCCCACCCCGTTCCGCGAGGGCGGCACGGTGACGGCCGGCAACTCCTCCGGCGTCAACGACGGCGCTGTCGCGCTGCTCGTCGCCTCCGCGGCCGCCGTCGAGCGCTACGGCCTCACCCCGCTGGCCCGGGTACGCGGCGCGGCGGCGGCCGGCGTACCGCCGCGGATCATGGGCATCGGCCCGGTCCCGGCCACCCGCAAGCTGCTCGACCGCGTCGGCCTGTCGCTCGCCGACGTGGACGTGATCGAGCTGAACGAGGCGTTCGCCGCGCAGTCCGTGGCGGTGCTGCGCGAGCTGGGCCTGCCGGAGGACGCCGAGCACGTCAACCCGGGCGGCGGGGCGATCGCGCTGGGCCACCCGCTCGGCGCCAGCGGCGCCCGGCTGGCGCTGACCGCCGCGCTGGAGCTGCGCCGCCGGGGCGGCCGGAGGGCGCTCGCGACCATGTGCATCGGCGTCGGCCAGGGCATCTCGCTGCTGCTGGAGTCGGCCGACTGA